The Anopheles coluzzii chromosome 2, AcolN3, whole genome shotgun sequence genome window below encodes:
- the LOC120951740 gene encoding polycomb protein Asx-like isoform X2, with product MLRRCTTNSRLLFFLVAALLLLTVPDGARGNGTGEPTGAVRTVMDLMEVMLNRDILDMLQNGGFDFRQPARIFLPPKFYSIVPYDQGHQSPDQILGSSHLAAPPVVTIASGGGAAAGKATQPEQPPSGASVVDKLARAEQGGGSRINLISYSDGKVTTGRGRGGHPAVTNKGSETLEKNVGTNVNGATNFPHSGNRKQTTPANDRQQPSLTTSITDQTVSQNVGRTLPTSGRVGDVGGSTTDQLRSALPGEPDVDYPILGSVPATQFTCDNRHHGYYADVETRCQVFRVCANTDSTGRGFAFLCPNGTLFNQRHLVCDWYMNVRCEESESLYGVNEAIGRTDSGMGRMLMSGDRQDMMDVVMSMVTYPMRSLMDLMNGVGVIEERVGEPEVQEGEEIGVPPTVEGEQYVTEPETGLEPPFQQGRIQYSPQPVVNQYGGPVGNSFGADVSPPVSDPNGAIGSNVYRPKLDNVYVSSLGTLSTDPGSGFDPQRSTLLTRTEGSVRTVSGVPQADSYGIVNQNQAGFSNPIATNVQLVRADLIKSWNDQQRPVLPHQTPSLKLAPVPRISQQSYKIPKPPRQQHQYQQPHPQTPSAIYRQGSILPPTGVLPPSTLTRTVLIGANNKHGDLPSAHWFAPPVRQVLPIQRVTVVPENTYQQQQQHHQQQQYHQQHHQQHHQHHQQQLHQQQQSHTRPTNFYHPVGTGSGSLLPHSTASQPTTVAQRTVPQVQANLPYTTPVATLQGGPVVHYPYNHPPSHTAVQQVPGAASNRDGSYAAYQQQQHQQQQLLLRRSDNVPTPVPTATNVVPRRRLQTSTVLQVVPALSFYLNDAEEKRAFDAAVRQGLFDERRRSGRAYTSYQVPLGSVGHLGALS from the exons GCCGTCTGTTGTTCTTTCTTGTCGCTGCTCTGCTTTTGCTGACCGTACCGGATGGTGCTCGTGGCAATGGTACGGGCGAGCCAACTGGAGCCGTCCGCACGGTAATGGATCTGATGGAGGTGATGCTGAATCGGGACATTCTGGATATGCTGCAAAACGGTGGCTTCGACTTCCGGCAGCCGGCTCGCATCTTCCTTCCGCCCAAGTTTTACTCCATCGTGCCGTACGACCAGGGCCACCAAAGCCCGGACCAGATACTGGGCAGCAGCCACCTTGCCGCCCCACCCGTGGTGACAATtgccagtggtggtggtgctgctgctggaaaagCCACCCAACCCGAGCAGCCACCATCTGGTGCGTCCGTGGTCGATAAACTCGCCCGTGCCGAGCAGGGCGGCGGCAGCAGGATCAACTTGATTTCGTATTCCGATGGCAAAGTGACGACAGGCCGTGGCCGTGGCGGGCATCCTGCGGTGACCAATAAGGGAAGCGAAACATTAGAGAAAAATGTCGGTACAAATGTGAATGGGGCAACGAATTTCCCGCACAGTGGCAACAGGAAGCAAACGACGCCAGCAAACGACCGGCAGCAGCCGTCCCTAACGACCTCGATAACGGATCAAacggtgtcacaaaatgtcgGCCGCACACTTCCGACATCCGGCCGGGTGGGGGACGTTGGTGGAAG CACGACGGATCAGCTACGTTCGGCCCTGCCCGGTGAACCGGATGTCGATTATCCGATATTGGGTAGCGTGCCGGCGACACAGTTCACCTGCGACAACCGTCATCATG GTTATTATGCCGACGTTGAGACACGGTGCCAAGTGTTCCGGGTGTGCGCCAACACCGATTCGACCGGGCGTGGCTTTGCGTTCCTCTGCCCCAATGGGACACTCTTCAATCAGCGCCATCTGGTGTGCGATTGGTACATGAACGTGCGGTGCGAGGAAAGTGAGAGCCTTTACGGTGTGAATGAAGCGATCGGTCGGACGGACAGCGGTATGGGCCGGATGTTGATGAGTGGAGATCGGCAGGATATGATGGATGTTGTGATGTCGATGGTTACCTACCCGATGCGTTCGTTGATGGACCTCATGAACGGGGTCGGTGTGATCGAGGAGCGTGTGGGCGAACCGGAGGTACAGGAGGGGGAGGAGATTGGAGTGCCACCGACTGTGGAGGGTGAACAGTACGTGACGGAACCAGAAACGGGGCTAGAACCACCGTTTCAACAAGGAAGAATACAATACAGCCCTCAACCGGTGGTGAATCAGTACGGCGGACCAGTGGGGAATAGCTTTGGAGCAGATGTTAGTCCACCTGTTAGTGATCCAAACGGCGCTATTGGGTCGAATGTGTACCGACCAAAGTTGGATAATGTTTATGTGTCTAGTCTTGGGACGCTTTCAACCGATCCTGGTTCTGGGTTCGATCCGCAGCGCTCCACACTACTTACCAGAACGGAAGGATCAGTGAGAACCGTGTCCGGAGTGCCACAAGCAGATTCGTACGGCATTGTAAATCAG AACCAGGCCGGATTTTCCAATCCCATCGCAACGAACGTTCAATTGGTGCGAGCAGATCTGATCAAATCCTGGAACGACCAGCAGCGACCAGTCCTACCGCATCAGACGCCTTCGCTGAAACTTGCACCCGTTCCACGAATTTCCCAGCAGTCCTACAAAATTCCAAAGCCTCcccgccagcagcaccagtatCAACAACCGCATCCACAGACACCGAGTGCCATCTATCGGCAAGGATCGATACTACCACCGACGGGCGTTTTGCCACCATCCACCCTAACACGCACCGTATTGATCGGGGCCAACAACAAGCACGGCGATCTGCCCTCGGCCCATTGGTTTGCTCCCCCCGTACGGCAAGTGCTTCCGATCCAGCGGGTAACCGTTGTACCGGAAAATacgtaccagcagcagcagcagcatcatcagcaacaacaataccaccagcagcaccatcagcagcaccatcagcaccatcagcaacaactccatcagcagcaacaaagtcacaCACGACCGACAAACTTTTACCATCCGGTTGGTACTGGCTCTGGTAGCCTTTTGCCTCACAGCACTGCCTCACAGCCTACTACAGTTGCTCAACGAACAGTGCCTCAAGTACAAGCAAACTTACCCTATACGACCCCCGTGGCAACACTACAGGGTGGTCCTGTGGTACATTACCCGTACAACCATCCTCCATCCCACACCGCGGTGCAACAAGTTCCGGGCGCGGCAAGCAATCGGGACGGAAGTTACGCAGCttaccaacagcagcagcaccagcagcagcagcttctacTGCGCCGCAGCGATAATGTACCAACGCCGGTACCAACCGCGACCAATGTAGTTCCCCGAAGGAGGCTTCAAACGAGCACGGTGCTACAGGTAGTGCCCGCGCTAAGCTTTTACCTTAACGATGCCGAGGAAAAGCGAGCGTTCGATGCTGCCGTCCGGCAGGGACTGTTTGACGAGCGGAGGCGTAGCGGTCGGGCCTACA
- the LOC120951740 gene encoding polycomb protein Asx-like isoform X1: MLRRCTTNSRLLFFLVAALLLLTVPDGARGNGTGEPTGAVRTVMDLMEVMLNRDILDMLQNGGFDFRQPARIFLPPKFYSIVPYDQGHQSPDQILGSSHLAAPPVVTIASGGGAAAGKATQPEQPPSGASVVDKLARAEQGGGSRINLISYSDGKVTTGRGRGGHPAVTNKGSETLEKNVGTNVNGATNFPHSGNRKQTTPANDRQQPSLTTSITDQTVSQNVGRTLPTSGRVGDVGGSSTTDQLRSALPGEPDVDYPILGSVPATQFTCDNRHHGYYADVETRCQVFRVCANTDSTGRGFAFLCPNGTLFNQRHLVCDWYMNVRCEESESLYGVNEAIGRTDSGMGRMLMSGDRQDMMDVVMSMVTYPMRSLMDLMNGVGVIEERVGEPEVQEGEEIGVPPTVEGEQYVTEPETGLEPPFQQGRIQYSPQPVVNQYGGPVGNSFGADVSPPVSDPNGAIGSNVYRPKLDNVYVSSLGTLSTDPGSGFDPQRSTLLTRTEGSVRTVSGVPQADSYGIVNQNQAGFSNPIATNVQLVRADLIKSWNDQQRPVLPHQTPSLKLAPVPRISQQSYKIPKPPRQQHQYQQPHPQTPSAIYRQGSILPPTGVLPPSTLTRTVLIGANNKHGDLPSAHWFAPPVRQVLPIQRVTVVPENTYQQQQQHHQQQQYHQQHHQQHHQHHQQQLHQQQQSHTRPTNFYHPVGTGSGSLLPHSTASQPTTVAQRTVPQVQANLPYTTPVATLQGGPVVHYPYNHPPSHTAVQQVPGAASNRDGSYAAYQQQQHQQQQLLLRRSDNVPTPVPTATNVVPRRRLQTSTVLQVVPALSFYLNDAEEKRAFDAAVRQGLFDERRRSGRAYTSYQVPLGSVGHLGALS; encoded by the exons GCCGTCTGTTGTTCTTTCTTGTCGCTGCTCTGCTTTTGCTGACCGTACCGGATGGTGCTCGTGGCAATGGTACGGGCGAGCCAACTGGAGCCGTCCGCACGGTAATGGATCTGATGGAGGTGATGCTGAATCGGGACATTCTGGATATGCTGCAAAACGGTGGCTTCGACTTCCGGCAGCCGGCTCGCATCTTCCTTCCGCCCAAGTTTTACTCCATCGTGCCGTACGACCAGGGCCACCAAAGCCCGGACCAGATACTGGGCAGCAGCCACCTTGCCGCCCCACCCGTGGTGACAATtgccagtggtggtggtgctgctgctggaaaagCCACCCAACCCGAGCAGCCACCATCTGGTGCGTCCGTGGTCGATAAACTCGCCCGTGCCGAGCAGGGCGGCGGCAGCAGGATCAACTTGATTTCGTATTCCGATGGCAAAGTGACGACAGGCCGTGGCCGTGGCGGGCATCCTGCGGTGACCAATAAGGGAAGCGAAACATTAGAGAAAAATGTCGGTACAAATGTGAATGGGGCAACGAATTTCCCGCACAGTGGCAACAGGAAGCAAACGACGCCAGCAAACGACCGGCAGCAGCCGTCCCTAACGACCTCGATAACGGATCAAacggtgtcacaaaatgtcgGCCGCACACTTCCGACATCCGGCCGGGTGGGGGACGTTGGTGGAAG CAGCACGACGGATCAGCTACGTTCGGCCCTGCCCGGTGAACCGGATGTCGATTATCCGATATTGGGTAGCGTGCCGGCGACACAGTTCACCTGCGACAACCGTCATCATG GTTATTATGCCGACGTTGAGACACGGTGCCAAGTGTTCCGGGTGTGCGCCAACACCGATTCGACCGGGCGTGGCTTTGCGTTCCTCTGCCCCAATGGGACACTCTTCAATCAGCGCCATCTGGTGTGCGATTGGTACATGAACGTGCGGTGCGAGGAAAGTGAGAGCCTTTACGGTGTGAATGAAGCGATCGGTCGGACGGACAGCGGTATGGGCCGGATGTTGATGAGTGGAGATCGGCAGGATATGATGGATGTTGTGATGTCGATGGTTACCTACCCGATGCGTTCGTTGATGGACCTCATGAACGGGGTCGGTGTGATCGAGGAGCGTGTGGGCGAACCGGAGGTACAGGAGGGGGAGGAGATTGGAGTGCCACCGACTGTGGAGGGTGAACAGTACGTGACGGAACCAGAAACGGGGCTAGAACCACCGTTTCAACAAGGAAGAATACAATACAGCCCTCAACCGGTGGTGAATCAGTACGGCGGACCAGTGGGGAATAGCTTTGGAGCAGATGTTAGTCCACCTGTTAGTGATCCAAACGGCGCTATTGGGTCGAATGTGTACCGACCAAAGTTGGATAATGTTTATGTGTCTAGTCTTGGGACGCTTTCAACCGATCCTGGTTCTGGGTTCGATCCGCAGCGCTCCACACTACTTACCAGAACGGAAGGATCAGTGAGAACCGTGTCCGGAGTGCCACAAGCAGATTCGTACGGCATTGTAAATCAG AACCAGGCCGGATTTTCCAATCCCATCGCAACGAACGTTCAATTGGTGCGAGCAGATCTGATCAAATCCTGGAACGACCAGCAGCGACCAGTCCTACCGCATCAGACGCCTTCGCTGAAACTTGCACCCGTTCCACGAATTTCCCAGCAGTCCTACAAAATTCCAAAGCCTCcccgccagcagcaccagtatCAACAACCGCATCCACAGACACCGAGTGCCATCTATCGGCAAGGATCGATACTACCACCGACGGGCGTTTTGCCACCATCCACCCTAACACGCACCGTATTGATCGGGGCCAACAACAAGCACGGCGATCTGCCCTCGGCCCATTGGTTTGCTCCCCCCGTACGGCAAGTGCTTCCGATCCAGCGGGTAACCGTTGTACCGGAAAATacgtaccagcagcagcagcagcatcatcagcaacaacaataccaccagcagcaccatcagcagcaccatcagcaccatcagcaacaactccatcagcagcaacaaagtcacaCACGACCGACAAACTTTTACCATCCGGTTGGTACTGGCTCTGGTAGCCTTTTGCCTCACAGCACTGCCTCACAGCCTACTACAGTTGCTCAACGAACAGTGCCTCAAGTACAAGCAAACTTACCCTATACGACCCCCGTGGCAACACTACAGGGTGGTCCTGTGGTACATTACCCGTACAACCATCCTCCATCCCACACCGCGGTGCAACAAGTTCCGGGCGCGGCAAGCAATCGGGACGGAAGTTACGCAGCttaccaacagcagcagcaccagcagcagcagcttctacTGCGCCGCAGCGATAATGTACCAACGCCGGTACCAACCGCGACCAATGTAGTTCCCCGAAGGAGGCTTCAAACGAGCACGGTGCTACAGGTAGTGCCCGCGCTAAGCTTTTACCTTAACGATGCCGAGGAAAAGCGAGCGTTCGATGCTGCCGTCCGGCAGGGACTGTTTGACGAGCGGAGGCGTAGCGGTCGGGCCTACA